The DNA window CGAAGGGCGTGCAAGCACGCGCCTTCAAGGCCGACCAGGCCTCGTCAGCCGAAGTCGACCAACTGGTGAAAGACGTCGCCAAGCATTTCGGCCGGCTCGATATTCTCGTCAACAATGCCGGCGTCGTTGCCAGCGCGGCGGTCGATGATGCCAACAGCGATACTGCGGCACTGGCTCGCCAGGACGCCATCAACGTGCATGGCGTGATAACCGCGATCCGTGCGGCGTCGAAGCTGATGGGCGAAGGCGGCCGCATTGTCACCATCGGCTCGGGTATCGCCACCCGCGCCTCGTTTCCGGGCCTCGCCGATTACGCCGCCACCAAGGCTGCGATCGTCGGTTACACCAAGGGTGCGGCGCGCGACCTCGGGCCACGCGGCATCACCGTCAACGTGCTGCAGCCCGGCTCTATTGATACCGACATGAATCCGAAAGACGGCGGCGACTTCGCCGAAGCCCAGCGCACGCAACACGCGCTGCAGCGCTACGGGACGCCGGAGGAAATCGCCGCCGGTGTCGTGTTTCTCGCCAGCCCCGGCGCATCGTTCGTAACCGGCACCGTGCTCAACGTCGACGGCGGCTTCGGCGCATAACTCAAACCGACCAGGCAATGCCAGGCGCATCGCGCCTGGCGCTCTCCAACAAATTCAACATCAGGGAATATCACATGATCGAACTCAGACCTTTTGCAAAACTCGGCGGCGCCGATCACGGCTGGCTGAAGGCAAAACATCACTTCTCGTTCGGCAGTCACTACGATCCCGGCAATATGGGCCATGGTGCCTTGCGGGTGTGGAACGATGACGAGATCGCGCCGAACACCGGCTTTCCCGCTCATCCCCATGCCAACATGGAAATCATCACCTATGTCCGCGAGGGTGCCATCACCCATCAGGACAGTCTCGGCAACAAGGGCCGCACCGAAGCCGGTGACGTCCAGGTGATGAGCGCGGGCTCCGGCATCCGCCACTCCGAATACAATCTGGAGCCGACCAAGACCAGGATCTTCCAGATCTGGATCGAACCAACAACGCAGGGCGGTCAACCGACCTGGGGCGCCAAGCCGTTTCCGAAACCGGATCGTTCCGGCAAGCTCGTGACCATCGCGAGCGGCTTCGAAGACGACAAGGATGCCCTGCCGATCCGCGCCGATGCGCGGGTGCTGGCGACGACGTTGAAAGCCGGCGAGAGCGCGGAATACACGCCCAACAAAACGCGCAAGCTCTATCTGGTGCCGGCGGCGGGTGCGGTCGAAGTCAACGGCGTTCGGGTCAATGCCCGCGACGGCGCCGCGATCCACAACGAGGCGCGGCTCAAGATCACCGCGCTGGAAGATTCCGAACTGGTGCTGGTCGACGCGGCGTAATCTCAGGTCATCGTCATGCCCGGGTAAAAGCGCGAAGCGCGGCTTCGCGCCAGACATCCCGGGCATCCACGACTTTCCCTCGAAACGAAGACGTGGATGGCCGGGACAGACCCGGCCATGACGTCCTCTTCTACTCACCTCACATCAAACCTCAAACTCACGGAGACCAACCATGACAAAAGTTCTCGTCCTTTATTATTCCGCCTACGGTCATATCGAGAAGATGGCGAACGCGGTCGCGGAAGGTGCCCGCGAAGCCGGCGCCACCGTCGACATCAAACGCGTGCCCGAGCTGGTACCGGCCGAGGTCGCGAAAGCGTCGTATTACAAGCTCGATCAGGCCGCGCCGGTCGCGAAGATCGAAGACCTCCCCAATTACGACGCCGTCATCGTCGGCACCGGCACACGCTTTGGCCGAATGTCATCACAGATGGCGAATTTCCTCGATCAGGCGGGCGGTCTCTGGGCAAAAGGCGCGCTGCACGGCAAGGTCGGCGGCGCCTTCACCTCGACCGCGACCCAGCACGGCGGTCAGGAAACCACGCTGTTCTCCGTCATTACCAACCTCCTGCACTTCGGCATGACCATCGTCGGTCTGAATTACGGATTTGCGGGCCAGATGGAACTCAATGATGTCACGGGCGGTTCGCCGTACGGTGCAACCACGATTGCCGGCGGTGACGGCAGCCGTCAGCCGAGCGAAAACGAACTTGCCGGCGCGCGCTATCAAGGGCGCGTGATCGCGGAAACTGCGAAAAAACTGCACGGCTAACCGCAAGGCCGACTGCATAGCTGATGCGATGGGGGCGGCATTCTCTTTAGCGAATGCCGCCCCCATCTGGTGCTCAGCCTGCAGGGACTTTGCCATGGTCGAAATTCTCTTTTTAGTTCAATTGGCTCGCAATCCGCTTCAGGCGCTTGCGCGACGCTGGTATTGCAAGAGCCTCTATCGCGCCTCGCGAGGACGGCGCCAATGCCGCGGATGCACCGGCTCATGACGTCCTGAAGCGGTGGAACCGAACGGCACCCCCGCCGTTGGGTCACGCGCATTCGCGCCTGGAGATTTTCAAATGACCCAAAAGCCTGATCCCAAGCACACCAAGGCGAAAACCGGCACAGACCATCCCGGCATGATGGGCGACGGCACCGAGGAGCAGAATCTCGGGCAGCCGGGAAACCCCGCCGCCCGCATCAAGCAGGACGAAGTCGACGCCGCTTTCAAAAAGAACGCGACAAAGACAAAATAGCGCAGGCATCCCCAATTGCCGCTGATTCACCTATAAAGGCCGGGCCCGTCGCGCCCGGCCTTGTCATGTAAAGGCGTTGGCGATCACAAACCCCACGGTGAATCCATGAGCAACGTCCTTCAAATCGCATGGCCGGAACTCCCGATCGCAGGGTGGCGCGAGACCTATGAAACGCTGCATCTGTGGACCCAGGTCGTCGGCAAGATCCGGTACGCGCGCTCGCCCTGGCTGAATCATTCCTGGCATGTCGCGCTCTATGTCACCGCGCGCGGCCTGACGACGTCGCCGATCCCAGAGGGCACGCGTACGTTCCAGATCGACTTCGACTTCATCGATCATATCCTCCAGGTATCGTGCAGCGACGGCGCGCGGCGGCAATTCGCGCTATCAGGACACTCGGTCGCAAGCTTTTATGCAGCAGTCATGGCCGCGCTCGCCGAGTTCGGCATTCACATCGAAATCGACCAGATGCCAAATGAATTGCCGGACCCGATCAGGTTCTCGCAGGACACAAGGCATGCGTCCTACGACCCGGACGCGGTGCGGCGCTTCTTCCAGATCCTGGTGAATGCCGATCGCGTATTCAAGCAATTCCGCACCGGCTTTCTCGGCAAGGCAAGCCCCGTACATTTCTTCTGGGGCAGTTTCGATCTCGCCGTGACGCGCTTTTCCGGACGGCGCGCGCCACGTCATCCCGGCGGCGTGCCCAACCTGCCCGATGCGGTGGCCTGCGAAGCCTATTCGCATGAGGTAAGCAGCGCCGGGTTCTGGCCAGGCAGCGGCGCGATCGACTATCCCGCGTTCTATTCCTACGCCTATCCCGAACCGGCGGGTTTCCGCGCCGCGAAAGTCCGGCCCGACGCGGCATTCTTCAGCGAAGCGCTCGGAGAATTCATCCTGCCTTATGACGCCGTGCGCACGTCCGGCGATCCCGACAAGGCGCTGCTTGAATTCCTGCAAAGCACCTATGAAGCCGCCGCCAATGCCGGGAAATGGGACCGCGATGCACTGGAATGCGCGCTGGGTCAGCCGCGCGTGGTGCGAGCGATCTAATTTTCTTCGCGCGAATACGACTTGCCGAGCGCACGCGCGACATGGGCGGCGAGCCGGGGATGGCGGTGAAGCTCGTGCGCGGCGCGATCGCGCAGCGCAAACGGCAGCCCACGCCAGCTCAACGCCGCTGTGATTTCAGCCAGCGCCAGCGGCTCGACGCCAAACCGACGCTTGTAGGCATAATTTCCGATACTGAAATCGAAATGCCGGACGCCATCCTGATGCAATGCCGCCATGGTGCGTTCGATGATCAGCCGGCCGGGCGAACAGTTCGACCATTTATCGCCCGCATTGCTGATGCGCACCATCACATAGTTCGAACCGCTGCGAATCCCGAGCAAGGTTGCGATCACCTCCTCGCCGACCGTCAGCGCGGACAACACGACATAACCGCTGCCGAGATTTTTGCTGACCAGGCTGCGGTAAAACGCGGCGCAGGTGTCGTCATTGAGCATGAATTTGAGCCCAAGATATCGCATTCGCGCGTCCTGCTGGGTCTCCATCGCCAACAACACGCGCAACGCTTCATTCGGTTCGGTTACGATCCGGAACGATGCATCGGGACTGCGCGCAAACACCCGCCAGCTTCGCTCGAGCTCCTTGCGGACCGTTCGTTCCAGCGAATAGCGGTAGGCGTCGAAATCGCCGGCGATCGTGACCACGTTGCCGTTCAGCCATGATCGGCGTGCGCCATCGAGCAGTGTCAGCGGGTTGGTGATGCCGTCCAGCTCAAAAGGCATCTTGCGGAAACGAACCAGATCGGTGCCGCCGGGCAGACGTTTCAACGCAGCCAATAGATCACGCCAGAGCAGACGCACACACGCCGCATCGCGCGGCGCCGCGGCGTGCAACAGCGGGGCGTTGTAATCGGTCAGATTGTGATCTGCGAATTCGACGATCCGGATTCCTCGGCGCACCCTGCGAAGCAGCGGAAATACGGCAGCCAACTCCGACGTCACCGCATCCGAGACGATCGCAATCACCGGCTCCATGTCATGAAAATCGGCAAATGCCTGATACCACGCGTCAAACCAGCGACGGTTCTGAAATGGCGTCAATGCACGGACATTATCGCATCGTGCTGAAACCTGCCGCCAGTCGCGGACGAGCTCGACGCGGAATCCGGCCGCGCGCGCGGTGGCCCGCGCGCCCAGCTTTACCGCCCCTGCCGCCAAAGCCGTCATTGTAAACCGAGCTTGTTCAAGCCGCCTTCGGCAGATCGACGATCTGGCCGGGCTCGTCGGCATCGAGCCGGAATTCAGTCGGACGACGCGCGCTGCGCTCGCGTTTGACCCAGCCGCTGTCGCGGTAGAGCTTTTGCATTACCGCCTTAACGAAGTATGACGGGCCACGGAGGTTGCGACTCTTCGGCGCATAGCCGAAGCGACGGCGCAGCAGACCGTTGGCGAGGTTAACGATCTCGGAGCGCCTGATCTGATCGTTGGTGAAGGAAACGGTCATCGACACACTGAAGGTGTCGAGATTTTCCACGCGATGCGGCGCGTTCAACTCCCAGCTCAGCATCTGGCCCGGTCCGATATCGAATACCTGAGCATGCTTGTCGTACCAGGACTCATAGGGAATATCGACCTCGACATTATAGACCGCGATGTCTTCGAGATGCTGCGCGGTGATGAAGGGCGGCGTGTTGGGATAGACATAGACGCGCTTGCGTCCGGCGATCTGGATCAGACTCTGTCCCGGCAGGTCGGCATGATAATAAACCTGCGCATTCGGCGCCGAGATCAGGATGCTCTCCTGATGGTTCCACGCCTCAAATCCCGGAACCTGCGCCGCGACTTCCTCGAACATCCTGTCGACCAGCGCCCGGTAACGGCTGTCGACCGCGCCGACATCGCGCATGTTGAGCCACAGGCCGCCGCGCGCAATCGCGTCCATCACTTGACGGCCGCTGAGATTGCCGATCTCGCCTTCACGCCAAACGCGGCTCGATCCACGGGCTCCGGTCTGCACCAAACTGTATTGATCACGCGGATAGCATTCGATCAGCTCGGCGAGCGTCTCCATGGAGAACAGCGGCGTTTTATGCATTTCATGCGCAAGCTGGATCGGCTGGTGGCCCCACAACGCTGAATGGGTGTCGTCCCAGCTGGTAAAAACCTTGCCTGTCGTCATCATCGCACTCCTGCTCATTTCTCGTTCGCCGGCCGTTCGTTAATCGCGACCCGGCGTGCTGCACGCACTGTCCCAAGACCATCGGTGATTCGCCTCACCGGTCACCCGCCATGTGCCGATATGAGACGGCCGACCGATCCTTGCCCGATATCTGGCAAGAAGGGTGCCCAGAATATCTGCTCCCGCTTACCCGACGATAATGTCTGCGATATATGGCTAACGCGGATGTATCCAGAAGGCGCGGGCCTCGCACGATGACTTCAGAACCCGCATATCAGGCGCTTTTTCTGAGCGCCGGCCCGCAGATGCAATGCGGCGTCGGCCAATTTACCCGCTTGCTGGGCGAGATCGTCAAAAACTCGCTGCCCGCAGCAACAAGAAGTTAACCCTGCCGCGCAGACAAGGACTAGCGGCTGACATCTGGCAGACCGTCGGCTCGGCGCGGAACGTGGCCTGGAAGCGCGTCATGTTTCGCCTATGGCTGACGATGATGACATCGCCGTCAAGCAAACAACAAAGACCGGCATCATCGCGCAGCGCCAACGGATGGGGCTGAATTCAATGATCGACCGCCATCTTGAGCAAATCGGTCACGCAGCCAACGTGCAAGCCCTGCAAACAATTCCTGGCCAGGTTTCTCGATCAAATAATAGCTGACGCTCGCCACAGCGATGAGAAAACCGACAAAAAGTATCGTTACCAGGATCGGCACGACATGCCCGCCCAATACGATCAACTTTCCCGCTTCACCCCCAAGCGCCGAACTTGCGCCTTCCGTTGTCGCAAAGACATGGCCTGTCATCTTTTCGAGCATCGAGATGGGGCGATCAACAAAATTGAAGATGATGAAGGCCTGCCACATGTAGATTGAATAGGAAATTCGGCCAAGCCACGCATTTCCCTTGTTCAGCATCAGGCGCGATACCGGTCCGGATTCAAAGGCAAAAACGAAAACAACAAATGCGAAGACGAGCGGCGCGAGAAATGAATATTCCGTGCGTCCCGCAACCGACACATAACCTGTGACAGCAATCAGCGCCCCCACTTCCAGAAGTCCCGTACTGAACTTGATGTGGGACGCAGCCCGCCACAGTCGATAAGTCAGATGCCCGACGAGAAAACCGTAGATGCATCTGGCAAGTCCCAGATCATACGTCGCGTCTATGCCGTGTCGCGCGAAAGAGATGAGGATAGAGGCGCTGCCGATCAGTATTGCGACGATAAAGGCCTCGGTCGCGAAGCGGATGCGACGAAGCCATGTTGCTGCAATAAAGAACGCGGCGGCAAAAATGAGATAAGTCCAGAACTCCGCGCAGATGCTCCAGCTCGGCGGATTCCAGGTTAACTGCTGTTCGACACCGAAAGACTGCGCGAACGCAAGATTTGTCAGGATCGAATGAAGCGAGGTGGCCCCCGTGAACGGCGGATAGTAGAACGATGCGCCGCGCGCGGCGGAAACGGCCTTTGCGCCTTCGACGATCACGAACGCAAGGAGCACCACGACATGCAACGGCCACAGGCGACCGAGGCGCCTGATCGCAAACGTGCCTAACCCCCCCAGAGTTCCGAGGCGATCGGCGTAACTGTGAGTAATGACGAATCCGCTCAATACGAAAAAGAAATCCACGAAAAGGTATGCATTCCGGACAAAGTCCAGAGAGTAGACAGCGCTGAGAACGTTAAGATGAAATATCGCGACAAGCAGCGCGGCAACACCACGCCAACTATCCAGTACACGAAAGTGCATCTTCGTCTCTTCCATCTGGGGCGAAGTCGTCTTGTTCGTCGTTGTGCTTTTCATTGTCATACGAAAATTTACCTATCGCGTGCCAACTTACCTCGGTTGCCGATCGCCAAGCCGCACAGTGCCATCACCCTCATCGCCGCAAGTTCTTGATGCTTGCGAAGCATTTCCGGCGTGTCCTTCAGGCATTGTCCCGATGCGAGACGGCAGGCCAGTTCTCCCCTAATATTTGGCAAGAACGATGCCCAAAATATCTGCTCCCGCTTACCCGACGATAATGTCTGCGATATATGGCTAACGCGGATGTATCCAGAAGGCGCCAGCCCTGCACGATGACTTCAGAACCCGCATATCAGGCGCTTTTTCTGGGCGCCGGCCCACAAATGCAATGCGGCGTCGGCCAATTTACCCGCCTGCTGGGCGAGACCATCGAGAAACTTGATCCTGGTGGCAGCACGACGTTAACCCTGACGCGCGCGGAGGGATCGGTCGGCGACATCTGGCAAGCTGTCGGCTCGGCGCGGAACGTGGTTTGCAACTTCCCCATCGTGGCCTGGAAGCGCGTCATGGTGCGCCCACTGCTGGCGATGGCGATGGCGCGGTTACGGAACAGGCGCGTTATCCTGCTTCAGCACGAGTGGGGAGGCCTGCACTGGCTGCGCCGCCTCACCTACCTCCCCGCACTGCTGCTCGCTGATTCGATCGTGATGTTCTCGCCACTGGTGCTGCACGAACTCGCTGATGATCCCGTGGTTGGCTGGGCCGCACGAAAATGTGTGCTGGCGCCGCTGCCGCCGAACATCGAAGCGCCTACCGCACCAGCAGACTCCAAATTGCGACAACGCCTCGCGGCCGCGCGGCAGGACGGACGGCTGGTGATCGGTCATTTCGGCTCGATCTATCCGGGCAAGCAGCCGAACGCGCTGCTCAACATCTGCGCGAGCTTGAGGGAACGCGGACTGAAGCCGCTGCTGGTCTATGTCGGATCATTCATCCGTGGCATTGACAGGGTGGAAGAGGATTTTCATGCCCGCGCCGCCGAACTTGGCATTACCGACGACGTCATCGTCAGCGGCTACGTCGCGTCGGACCAGGAAGTGTTCGGCATTTTCAGCGAAATCGATGCCTTCTGTTATCCGCTCGAGGAAGGCATCACCGCGCGGCGCGGCAGTATCCTCGCCTGCGTGCAATCTGGCCGTCCCATCATCGTCACCGGTCCGGCCGAGGCGGACGAATTTGATCACCATCCTCGCTTCAAGGCGCTGATCGACCGCGGCGCCATCGTGCTGGTCCCGCGCGACGCCAACGATGTCGCCTATGCCGACAAGATCACATCGGCACTAAAGGTGGCGACGATACAGCCGCCATTCGATTACGAGGGCTGGTGGCGCGACGTCGCGCAAGCGGTGCTATCGCAGCTGCGCCCGAATCCTTCATCCGAAATCTCGCCAAATAGTGCAGACCAAACACCGCGATCAAAAACGTGAACCATATCGGATCGGCGCGATCGAGGAAGAAGCTCTCCATCGAGGACAGATAGAGACCGAACAGCCACAACTGCAGCAGCAGCATCGCCAACGGTCCGCCGTTGCATCCACGGTCGGCAGCGTGAAAATTGCGCAATGGCGCAATCACCAGCACGGCAATCAGCAATGCCAGCCCTGGCAATCCCATCGCCAGCGCCGTGTCGAGATAGCCATTATGGCTGTGCGACGCATACTCGGCCCACTCCATGCCTTGCGGAAGATCCTGGATCGAACTGGAGCCCCAGAATGCCGAAAAACCATATCCGGTCGGCAACCGCGATTGCAGCGCCTGGATCGCGAAGGTCCAGATGTCGGTGCGGCCGGTGAAGCTGGTATCGATCGGCAGCAACCTGGCGATATCGGCAAGGCTCTCACTCATGACGGTACCGACGCTGAGCAAGTTCAACAGCAGCAACGGCGCGAGCAGCATCACGGCGCGAAGCCAGAACGAGCGAACGACTGAAGTAAGAGAGGTCAGCGCCAGCACAGTAAGGAACAAAGAGATCGAGCTTTTTCCTTCGGCGTTGAGCAGGAACAGGGAAGCAAGGGCAATGATCGCGCCCCCCGCCCCACGCGCTCCCGATTTGATGATGTAGATGCCCAAAAACAACAACATCGCCATCATGGCTGCCGCCACGTTCTTGTGGCCAAACGAGCCGCGCCAGTCGCCGGCGAGATGGGGCTCCTGTACGTCGGTCGCCAGATGAATCGACAGGTTCGGCGCCAGCAATATCCCGAGATAGCAGATCGCCAGCAACAACAGCGCGGCGGTACTGAGCCACCGCACCAGTTCGCTTTGCGATTTTGGCAACAGCATCATGACCGCCGCGACGGTGACAACGCAGGCCGTCAGCGCGAACCGGCGAATCGAGGTGGCGGGATCGAGCGACAGCACCACGCTTACGACAATCCAGGCGCCGAGCAGCATGAACCCCGGCGAAAGCAGTGTCGCCAGAGCCGGCCCGCTGTCGCGCATCGCCAGTGCGACCATCAGCAACGCCATGCTCCCGAATGCCAGGTAGGTCAGTGTCTCGTTTCCGGTCGAAAGATCCTTGAGGTCCTGGTTGCCAAGGTCGATGAACGGTCGCAATGATATCCAGGCCAGCAACAACGCGCCGATGAAGGCAGTGCCGCGCACCACGCCCGTCACCTGTTGGCGCTGCACTTCACGGAACATCGCGCGAATTTCCGTGATTTCCGTTATGACGAGCCGGCTCACGGCACGATCCTCGAGGCTTTATAGGGTTGCGGTTCGATTCCAAGCGACGCCAGCGCGCTACCG is part of the Bradyrhizobium canariense genome and encodes:
- a CDS encoding SDR family NAD(P)-dependent oxidoreductase; translated protein: MTKKLTGKVALVTGGSRGIGAASARALADEGANVAISYVASADKAEAVVKELKAKGVQARAFKADQASSAEVDQLVKDVAKHFGRLDILVNNAGVVASAAVDDANSDTAALARQDAINVHGVITAIRAASKLMGEGGRIVTIGSGIATRASFPGLADYAATKAAIVGYTKGAARDLGPRGITVNVLQPGSIDTDMNPKDGGDFAEAQRTQHALQRYGTPEEIAAGVVFLASPGASFVTGTVLNVDGGFGA
- a CDS encoding pirin family protein, whose protein sequence is MIELRPFAKLGGADHGWLKAKHHFSFGSHYDPGNMGHGALRVWNDDEIAPNTGFPAHPHANMEIITYVREGAITHQDSLGNKGRTEAGDVQVMSAGSGIRHSEYNLEPTKTRIFQIWIEPTTQGGQPTWGAKPFPKPDRSGKLVTIASGFEDDKDALPIRADARVLATTLKAGESAEYTPNKTRKLYLVPAAGAVEVNGVRVNARDGAAIHNEARLKITALEDSELVLVDAA
- the wrbA gene encoding NAD(P)H:quinone oxidoreductase; this encodes MTKVLVLYYSAYGHIEKMANAVAEGAREAGATVDIKRVPELVPAEVAKASYYKLDQAAPVAKIEDLPNYDAVIVGTGTRFGRMSSQMANFLDQAGGLWAKGALHGKVGGAFTSTATQHGGQETTLFSVITNLLHFGMTIVGLNYGFAGQMELNDVTGGSPYGATTIAGGDGSRQPSENELAGARYQGRVIAETAKKLHG
- a CDS encoding DUF5996 family protein yields the protein MSNVLQIAWPELPIAGWRETYETLHLWTQVVGKIRYARSPWLNHSWHVALYVTARGLTTSPIPEGTRTFQIDFDFIDHILQVSCSDGARRQFALSGHSVASFYAAVMAALAEFGIHIEIDQMPNELPDPIRFSQDTRHASYDPDAVRRFFQILVNADRVFKQFRTGFLGKASPVHFFWGSFDLAVTRFSGRRAPRHPGGVPNLPDAVACEAYSHEVSSAGFWPGSGAIDYPAFYSYAYPEPAGFRAAKVRPDAAFFSEALGEFILPYDAVRTSGDPDKALLEFLQSTYEAAANAGKWDRDALECALGQPRVVRAI
- a CDS encoding GNAT family N-acetyltransferase → MTALAAGAVKLGARATARAAGFRVELVRDWRQVSARCDNVRALTPFQNRRWFDAWYQAFADFHDMEPVIAIVSDAVTSELAAVFPLLRRVRRGIRIVEFADHNLTDYNAPLLHAAAPRDAACVRLLWRDLLAALKRLPGGTDLVRFRKMPFELDGITNPLTLLDGARRSWLNGNVVTIAGDFDAYRYSLERTVRKELERSWRVFARSPDASFRIVTEPNEALRVLLAMETQQDARMRYLGLKFMLNDDTCAAFYRSLVSKNLGSGYVVLSALTVGEEVIATLLGIRSGSNYVMVRISNAGDKWSNCSPGRLIIERTMAALHQDGVRHFDFSIGNYAYKRRFGVEPLALAEITAALSWRGLPFALRDRAAHELHRHPRLAAHVARALGKSYSREEN
- a CDS encoding acyltransferase family protein, giving the protein MKSTTTNKTTSPQMEETKMHFRVLDSWRGVAALLVAIFHLNVLSAVYSLDFVRNAYLFVDFFFVLSGFVITHSYADRLGTLGGLGTFAIRRLGRLWPLHVVVLLAFVIVEGAKAVSAARGASFYYPPFTGATSLHSILTNLAFAQSFGVEQQLTWNPPSWSICAEFWTYLIFAAAFFIAATWLRRIRFATEAFIVAILIGSASILISFARHGIDATYDLGLARCIYGFLVGHLTYRLWRAASHIKFSTGLLEVGALIAVTGYVSVAGRTEYSFLAPLVFAFVVFVFAFESGPVSRLMLNKGNAWLGRISYSIYMWQAFIIFNFVDRPISMLEKMTGHVFATTEGASSALGGEAGKLIVLGGHVVPILVTILFVGFLIAVASVSYYLIEKPGQELFAGLARWLRDRFAQDGGRSLNSAPSVGAAR
- a CDS encoding glycosyltransferase, translating into MTSEPAYQALFLGAGPQMQCGVGQFTRLLGETIEKLDPGGSTTLTLTRAEGSVGDIWQAVGSARNVVCNFPIVAWKRVMVRPLLAMAMARLRNRRVILLQHEWGGLHWLRRLTYLPALLLADSIVMFSPLVLHELADDPVVGWAARKCVLAPLPPNIEAPTAPADSKLRQRLAAARQDGRLVIGHFGSIYPGKQPNALLNICASLRERGLKPLLVYVGSFIRGIDRVEEDFHARAAELGITDDVIVSGYVASDQEVFGIFSEIDAFCYPLEEGITARRGSILACVQSGRPIIVTGPAEADEFDHHPRFKALIDRGAIVLVPRDANDVAYADKITSALKVATIQPPFDYEGWWRDVAQAVLSQLRPNPSSEISPNSADQTPRSKT